Genomic DNA from Chitinophaga lutea:
ACGCCGTGCAGTATTTTATCAATGCGGACGACAAGCGGATGGCCCTCCAGTATGTGAGCCGGTTCGCTTCCTTTCTCCGGAAAATGATCCAGCATGGAGACGATATCTGCATCACCCTCCGCGATGAGGCGGACCTCATCAACGATTACCTGATCCTCGAGCAATCGCGCTTCCCGGACAGGTTCACTTACGAAATTGACCTGCCGGAAGCACTCTGGCTGGAAGATATACCGCCTTTTTTGACACATAGCCTACTGGAAGACGCACTGTACAAGGGTGTACTGAATCTCGGACAACAGGAGCAGGGAAGAATTACGGTGGCGCTCAAGGCCCACGAAAACGGATTGATGGTAGAGGTCACAGATAACGGGATCAGTTTCGCCCGCGCACAGGAACCGGACGATAAAAGGGATATGCTCAACAAGCGCATCCAGCTCTACAACCAGCAGAACGTACGGCAGATCAGCCTCGCATACCGCCGCAGCGTCAAAAGTGAAAACGGGTGGGTGAACAAAGCGGTGCTGACCATCACATAAATATTCCTTATATTGTTCTCACCTCAATCCCCAT
This window encodes:
- a CDS encoding sensor histidine kinase, with the translated sequence MVRIFGWIGGTIASAGTFRGMCAMVSEGKTGPVEAVWPDIQPFIFAGKTAAGGTFLLVPVQTWWMTGAIVLLMAALAFGYIARKNLRLRIREQQEQLNRQRDQLDQLNLMIKLKILQARMNPHFLFNSLNAVQYFINADDKRMALQYVSRFASFLRKMIQHGDDICITLRDEADLINDYLILEQSRFPDRFTYEIDLPEALWLEDIPPFLTHSLLEDALYKGVLNLGQQEQGRITVALKAHENGLMVEVTDNGISFARAQEPDDKRDMLNKRIQLYNQQNVRQISLAYRRSVKSENGWVNKAVLTIT